One window of the Nicotiana tabacum cultivar K326 chromosome 4, ASM71507v2, whole genome shotgun sequence genome contains the following:
- the LOC107797189 gene encoding uncharacterized protein LOC107797189, whose protein sequence is MQEDSALRQEAARRATEEQIQAQRRQTEREKAEIERETIRVRAMAEAEGRAHEAKLAEDVNRRILVDRANAEREKWVAAINTTFDHIGGGFRAILTDQNKLVVAVGGVTALAAGIYTTREGARVVWSYVDRILGQPSLIRESSRGKYPWSGFFPRAMSTLSKGANGGSATKSGKGFGDVILHPSLEKRIQQLANATANTKSHQAPFRNMLFYGPPGTGKTMVARELARRSGLDYALMTGGDVAPLGSQAVTKIHQLFDWSKKSRKGLLLFIDEADAFLCERNKTYMSEAQRSALNALLFRTGDQSKDIVLALATNRPGDLDSAIADRIDEVIEFPLPGESERFKLIKLYLERYIAQAGERKPGFFSSLFKKQQQKIEIKGLTDDILREAAARTGGFSGREIAKLMASVQAAVYGSEDCVLDPNLFREVVDYKVAEHQQRRKLAAAEGDK, encoded by the exons ATGCAAGAGGATTCAGCTCTGAGACAAGAGGCAGCTAGACGAGCAACAGAAGAACAAATCCAAGCGCAGCGCCGCCAGACAGAGAGAGAAAAAGCAGAGATCGAGCGTGAAACTATTAGAGTGAGAGCTATGGCAGAAGCAGAGGGGAGAGCACATGAAGCAAAGCTGGCTGAGGATGTTAACAGGAGAATACTAGTAGACCGTGCAAATGCTGAACGGGAGAAATGGGTCGCTGCGATTAACACAACTTTTGATCATATTGGAG GTGGTTTCCGTGCAATACTAACGGATCAAAATAAGCTTGTTGTGGCTGTTGGTGGCGTGACTGCTCTTGCAGCTGGAATATatacaacaag AGAAGGTGCAAGAGTTGTCTGGAGTTATGTGGACAGAATATTGGGACAGCCATCATTGATCAGAGAGTCATCTAGGGGCAAATATCCTTGGTCAGGGTTCTTCCCACGAGCCATGAGCACTCTCTCGAAGGGTGCTAATGGAGGTTCTGCAACCAAGTCTGGGAAAGGGTTCGGGGATGTTATTCTACATCCATCTCTTGAAAAAAGGATTCAGCAGTTAGCCAATGCAACTGCTAATACCAAATCCCATCAAGCTCCATTTCGCAACATGCTCTTTTATGGCCCTCCAGGAACAGGGAAGACAATGGTTGCTAGAGAGCTTGCTCGCAGATCT GGACTTGACTATGCATTGATGACGGGTGGTGATGTTGCGCCACTGGGATCACAGGCTGTCACTAAAATACATCAGTTATTTGATTGGTCCAAAAAATCCAGAAAGGGTCTATTACTTTTTATTGACGAAGCAGATGCATTTTTGTGCGA GCGAAACAAAACCTATATGAGTGAAGCTCAGAGGAGTGCCCTCAATGCACTCCTTTTCCGCACCGGTGATCAGTCAAAAGATATAGTACTTGCCTTAGCTACAAATCGCCCTGGTGATCTTGATTCAGCTATTGCAGACCGTATTGATGAAGTCATCGAATTCCCTTTGCCTGGTGAAAGCGAGCGCTTCAAGCTGATCAAACTGTATCTGGAAAGATATATAGCTCAAGCTGGGGAAAGGAAACCTGGTTTCTTTTCAAGCTTATTCAAGAAGCAGCAGCAGAAAATAGAGATAAAAGGATTGACGGATGATATTCTGAGAGAAGCAGCTGCCAGGACGGGGGGATTTTCAGGCAGAGAGATTGCAAAACTGATGGCTAGTGTTCAAGCTGCTGTATATGGGAGCGAGGACTGTGTATTAGACCCTAACTTATTTCGTGAAGTGGTAGATTATAAAGTTGCTGAACATCAGCAGAGGAGGAAATTAGCAGCAGCTGAGGGTGACAAgtga